The following coding sequences are from one Mugil cephalus isolate CIBA_MC_2020 chromosome 9, CIBA_Mcephalus_1.1, whole genome shotgun sequence window:
- the ly6d gene encoding lymphocyte antigen 6D → MKVLLITLLLVLLCSAQVLTLTCYTCENEHDATCKIETDCPTNAAYCKTFQRGNQLSRTCEEFCAEDYYTTCCQGDLCSP, encoded by the exons ATGAAGGTCCTGCTTATCACGCTGCTGCTCGTGCTGCTGTGTAGCGCTCAAG TGCTCACACTCACATGCTACACATGTGAAAATGAGCACGACGCAACCTGCAAGATCGAGACAGACTGCCCGACAAACGCCGCATACTGCAAAACCTTCCAGCGGG GAAACCAGCTTTCTCGAACATGCGAGGAATTTTGCGCCGAGGACTACTACACAACCTGCTGCCAAGGGGAC